Proteins encoded together in one Euzebya rosea window:
- a CDS encoding aldo/keto reductase: protein MDHPSHEMPVAQLGPRGPVVSRLGLGTMTFGAETAAEEAHRQLDAFHEAGGTFLDTADVYAEGQSERIVGEWLRSRDHDDVIVATKGRFAPPPGSPGASRRGLVRSIDASLDRLGVDAIDLYFVHGWDRDTPIEETLDVLSAEVRKGKLHAIGWSNVTGWQLSRLMTTARLGGYVVPTVVQPQYNLLDRSIEMEVLPCAIDEKLAVTPWSPLGGGWLTGKYQRDAEPTGATRLGEDPNRGVEAYDTRNTERTWQVLDVVEAVADRHDRSMAEVAIAWLLTRLNVASVLLGARTLEQLQQVLPAASLALDAEDLEQLTAVSAPGLPDYPYGVVESFSDMAVWKVLRTAG, encoded by the coding sequence ATGGATCATCCCAGCCACGAGATGCCCGTCGCCCAGCTCGGCCCCCGCGGTCCCGTCGTGTCGCGGCTGGGGTTGGGGACGATGACCTTCGGAGCCGAGACCGCGGCCGAGGAGGCCCACCGCCAGCTGGACGCGTTCCACGAGGCAGGTGGGACCTTCCTGGACACCGCCGACGTGTACGCCGAGGGCCAGTCCGAACGGATCGTGGGCGAGTGGCTGCGGTCACGTGACCACGACGACGTGATCGTGGCCACGAAGGGTCGGTTCGCGCCGCCGCCGGGGTCGCCGGGCGCATCGCGTCGCGGGTTGGTCCGGTCGATCGACGCCTCCCTGGACCGGCTGGGCGTGGACGCGATCGACCTCTACTTCGTGCACGGCTGGGATCGGGACACCCCGATCGAGGAAACCCTGGATGTGCTGAGCGCCGAGGTCCGCAAGGGCAAGCTGCACGCCATCGGCTGGTCCAACGTGACCGGATGGCAGCTGAGTCGGCTGATGACCACCGCCCGGCTCGGCGGGTACGTCGTCCCGACGGTCGTGCAACCGCAGTACAACCTGCTGGACCGGTCCATCGAGATGGAGGTGCTGCCGTGCGCCATCGACGAGAAGCTGGCCGTGACGCCCTGGTCGCCCCTCGGTGGCGGGTGGCTGACGGGCAAGTACCAGCGTGATGCCGAGCCGACGGGGGCCACGAGGCTGGGCGAGGACCCCAACCGCGGGGTCGAGGCCTACGACACCCGCAACACCGAGCGGACCTGGCAGGTGCTGGACGTGGTCGAGGCCGTCGCCGACCGGCACGACCGTTCCATGGCCGAGGTCGCCATCGCTTGGCTGCTGACCCGCCTCAACGTGGCGTCGGTGCTGCTCGGTGCCCGAACGCTCGAGCAGCTCCAGCAGGTCCTGCCGGCTGCCTCCCTGGCCCTCGACGCCGAGGACCTCGAGCAGCTGACCGCCGTGTCGGCACCGGGGCTGCCCGACTATCCCTACGGTGTGGTCGAGTCCTTCAGCGACATGGCCGTCTGGAAGGTGCTGCGAACCGCCGGCTGA
- a CDS encoding DUF4956 domain-containing protein: MSQTALVAADLIAISILVFAMYFPRYRRRDMVVAILGLNVGVMAVATALSTAQVSAGLGLGLFGVLSIIRLRSSELEQEEVAYYFTALALGLLGGIAVTPVWVTPVLMGAIVVALWVGDHPRLFAGSRHQVVTLDAAYTDEAAMVARLESLLGGSVTKLKVKNVDLVRDSTVVDVRYTLDTATPRAWTEDRLDVTVGGRR; this comes from the coding sequence GTGTCACAGACCGCCCTCGTCGCCGCCGACCTGATCGCCATCTCGATCCTGGTCTTCGCCATGTACTTCCCGCGCTACCGACGTCGTGACATGGTCGTGGCCATCCTCGGACTCAACGTCGGCGTGATGGCCGTGGCGACCGCTCTGTCGACCGCACAGGTCAGCGCCGGACTCGGCCTGGGGCTGTTCGGCGTGCTGTCGATCATCCGCCTGCGGTCCTCGGAGCTGGAGCAGGAGGAAGTGGCCTACTACTTCACCGCCCTCGCCCTCGGCCTGCTCGGCGGCATCGCCGTGACGCCGGTCTGGGTCACCCCGGTCCTGATGGGCGCCATCGTCGTGGCCCTCTGGGTGGGCGACCACCCGCGCCTGTTCGCCGGCAGCCGCCACCAGGTCGTGACCCTCGACGCCGCGTACACCGACGAGGCCGCCATGGTCGCCAGGCTCGAGTCGCTCCTCGGCGGATCGGTCACGAAGCTGAAGGTCAAGAACGTCGACCTCGTCCGCGACTCCACCGTCGTCGACGTGCGCTACACCCTCGACACGGCCACCCCTCGTGCCTGGACCGAGGACCGTCTCGACGTCACCGTCGGAGGTCGACGATGA
- a CDS encoding alpha/beta hydrolase-fold protein: MSRSLSLAMLIAVLAVALAIPVGALPLSTTEEEGSPDVALDLSGTWRFSTGDDPAWRDPAFDDSAWEVRQVPDTSLNQGFDDYNGYAWFRLDFEIPAGAEGQNLIASMGFIDDADEVYLNGVLIGASGRVDSPRKSAWFERRTYTVPAAAPVYGGTNTLAVRMYDMSGGGGWYKGPIGLFSKATLRAQVHGITAPPASDEQRQAVLDVLSQQDDALRRGDLDAYATTLSPAFFHDGQDVDRRVRELARQLDGADEVRFVDGEVEVLDDGDQLIVDTNRSLVIRTGEDVRVIRPTRQEFLRFDASTLQELGNRSRFFRDVLDSTVEGTSREFNVYLPPSYTSEPDRRYPVVYLLHGINGGNREWEPREIDDVIDGIIAEHDLAETIVIMPHGESLWYRDNATVPWRTMFITELVPLVDAEYRTIPDAGMRGLTGVSMGGNGAFSIGWDHPELFRSIGSHIGSLTLGGNGQSAANYPAARVTTMAPEFLQQYDYYFDACPLDDFGFAAGVVAMQAQLTAKLTPHEGIIHPGTGRHNDDCWMPNLWRSFAMHSGSFRSHGLDQALLDQAR; encoded by the coding sequence ATGAGCCGAAGCCTGTCCCTCGCCATGCTCATCGCCGTACTGGCCGTGGCCCTGGCCATCCCCGTGGGGGCACTGCCCCTGTCCACGACCGAGGAAGAGGGCAGCCCCGATGTGGCGCTGGACCTCAGCGGGACCTGGCGGTTCAGCACCGGTGACGATCCCGCCTGGCGGGACCCGGCCTTCGACGACTCGGCGTGGGAGGTCCGGCAGGTCCCCGACACGAGCCTCAACCAGGGCTTCGACGACTACAACGGCTACGCCTGGTTCCGGCTGGACTTCGAGATCCCCGCCGGCGCCGAGGGGCAGAACCTCATCGCGTCGATGGGGTTCATCGACGACGCCGACGAGGTCTACCTCAACGGGGTGCTGATCGGTGCCTCCGGACGGGTCGACAGTCCCCGGAAGTCGGCGTGGTTCGAGCGGCGGACCTACACCGTCCCCGCCGCGGCCCCGGTGTACGGCGGCACCAACACCCTCGCGGTGCGCATGTACGACATGAGCGGCGGTGGTGGCTGGTACAAGGGCCCGATCGGGCTGTTCTCCAAGGCCACCCTCCGTGCACAGGTGCACGGCATCACCGCACCGCCGGCCTCGGACGAGCAGCGGCAGGCAGTCCTCGACGTCCTGTCCCAGCAGGACGACGCCCTGCGACGCGGTGACCTCGACGCCTACGCCACGACCCTGTCGCCGGCGTTCTTCCACGATGGCCAGGACGTCGACCGGCGCGTGCGCGAGCTCGCCCGGCAGCTCGACGGTGCCGACGAGGTCCGGTTCGTCGACGGTGAGGTCGAGGTGCTCGACGACGGCGACCAGCTGATCGTCGACACCAACCGGTCGCTGGTGATCCGCACGGGCGAGGACGTCCGCGTCATCCGCCCCACCCGGCAGGAGTTCCTCCGGTTCGACGCCAGCACCCTGCAGGAGCTCGGCAACCGGTCACGGTTCTTCCGTGACGTGCTCGACTCGACCGTCGAGGGCACATCCCGCGAGTTCAACGTCTACCTGCCGCCCAGCTACACCAGCGAGCCGGACCGTCGCTACCCCGTGGTCTACCTGCTCCACGGCATCAACGGCGGCAACCGCGAGTGGGAGCCCCGCGAGATCGACGACGTGATCGACGGCATCATCGCCGAGCACGACCTGGCCGAGACCATCGTGATCATGCCCCACGGCGAGTCGCTCTGGTACCGCGACAACGCCACCGTGCCGTGGCGCACCATGTTCATCACCGAGCTCGTCCCGCTCGTCGACGCCGAGTACCGCACGATCCCCGACGCGGGCATGCGCGGCCTGACCGGCGTGTCGATGGGCGGCAACGGCGCCTTCAGCATCGGCTGGGACCACCCGGAGCTCTTCCGCTCCATCGGCAGCCACATCGGCTCGTTGACCCTCGGGGGCAACGGCCAGTCCGCCGCCAACTACCCGGCGGCCCGCGTCACCACCATGGCGCCGGAGTTCCTGCAGCAGTACGACTACTACTTCGACGCCTGCCCGCTGGACGACTTCGGCTTCGCTGCTGGGGTCGTGGCCATGCAGGCCCAGCTGACGGCCAAGCTGACCCCGCACGAGGGCATCATCCACCCGGGCACGGGACGTCACAACGACGACTGCTGGATGCCCAACCTGTGGCGGTCCTTCGCCATGCACTCGGGCAGCTTCCGCAGCCACGGGCTCGACCAGGCACTGCTCGACCAGGCCCGCTGA
- a CDS encoding CotH kinase family protein, whose translation MSPRHPSRPVRTVGAAVACLALLAGCSAARGQSADGAADSADVSATGVSTDSALFDSSVVHHIEVTFDDGDYAEIIDTYATTGEKDWIAATVVIDGATYEDVGLRLKGNSSLFGLSTATSGNPEDLPWLIRLDKYVDGQSVEGHTDIVIRSSSTETALNEAVAQELLDLAGLANQDPIATTFTVNGGETELRLAVELPNDDWDDANFGDGGVLYKAESTGDYSYRGDEVEAYTDVFDQEAGEDNLDPLIDFLEFINTADDATFDTEIGDHLDLDAFATYLAFQDLVGNNDDIDGRGNNSYLHYDYDTERFTVVSWDLNLAFGTANVNGGGGGSAAPGAGGPGGGARPAGQAPDGAAPGGAAAGFGAAPGGAAPGEGAAGLGAGGAGGQSNVLVQRLLANEAFAERYDDATTELQDRLFTSGAADDILTAWTDLLLADASELVDVDTIEAESSTLAAYVANVVGS comes from the coding sequence ATGAGCCCCCGCCACCCCTCCCGACCCGTCCGGACCGTCGGCGCAGCCGTCGCCTGCCTCGCCCTGCTCGCAGGGTGTTCCGCCGCCCGGGGCCAGTCCGCCGACGGTGCCGCCGACAGCGCTGACGTCAGCGCCACCGGCGTCTCGACCGACAGCGCGCTCTTCGACAGCAGCGTGGTGCACCACATCGAGGTCACCTTCGACGACGGTGACTACGCCGAGATCATCGACACGTACGCGACCACGGGCGAGAAGGACTGGATCGCAGCGACCGTCGTCATCGACGGCGCCACCTACGAGGACGTCGGCCTTCGCCTGAAGGGCAACTCCTCGCTGTTCGGGCTGTCCACCGCCACGTCCGGCAACCCCGAGGACCTGCCGTGGCTGATCCGCCTCGACAAGTACGTCGACGGACAGTCCGTCGAGGGGCACACCGACATCGTGATCCGCTCCAGCTCGACCGAGACCGCCCTGAACGAGGCCGTCGCGCAGGAGCTCCTGGACCTGGCCGGCCTGGCCAACCAGGACCCGATCGCCACGACGTTCACGGTCAACGGTGGCGAGACCGAGCTGCGGCTCGCCGTCGAGCTGCCCAACGACGACTGGGACGACGCCAACTTCGGCGACGGCGGCGTCCTCTACAAGGCCGAGAGCACGGGCGACTACAGCTACCGCGGCGACGAGGTCGAGGCCTACACCGACGTCTTCGACCAGGAGGCCGGCGAGGACAACCTCGACCCGCTGATCGACTTCCTCGAGTTCATCAACACCGCCGACGACGCCACGTTCGACACCGAGATCGGCGACCACCTGGACCTCGACGCGTTCGCCACCTACCTGGCGTTCCAGGACCTGGTGGGCAACAACGACGACATCGACGGTCGTGGCAACAACTCCTACCTGCACTATGACTACGACACCGAGCGGTTCACCGTGGTCAGCTGGGACCTGAACCTCGCCTTCGGCACCGCCAACGTCAACGGCGGCGGGGGTGGCAGTGCCGCTCCCGGTGCGGGTGGGCCCGGGGGCGGTGCGCGCCCTGCCGGTCAGGCCCCCGATGGCGCAGCTCCCGGCGGTGCGGCTGCCGGCTTCGGCGCAGCTCCCGGCGGCGCAGCTCCCGGCGAAGGTGCCGCCGGACTCGGCGCCGGTGGCGCTGGGGGCCAGTCCAACGTGCTGGTCCAGCGGCTGCTGGCCAACGAGGCGTTCGCCGAGCGCTACGACGATGCCACCACTGAACTGCAGGACCGCCTGTTCACGAGCGGTGCCGCCGACGACATCCTCACCGCCTGGACCGACCTGCTGCTCGCCGACGCCAGCGAGCTCGTCGACGTCGACACCATCGAGGCCGAGTCCTCCACGCTCGCCGCCTACGTGGCGAACGTCGTCGGGAGCTGA
- a CDS encoding bifunctional diguanylate cyclase/phosphodiesterase: MEQQRGWLMMLVLGVPVLLSTADPALLGSAHRTVLIASLLAITAGTMWGAIRHRPTVPAVGAFIAGVVVANAVNIAFGLGSIVLVLTGFASGLGAIGFILRARRPRFRLTTATDALAATAAPFTIVALTASTQPLPADAPALLIANFVVLLLVTFTVCLPYEVPRALSFGLGAIALSTFADIATLLHTPFTAAGTNFLAVLPLLLLAATAMHPTFAAVTTPVPLPDQRHRVVRLVLLSGSMAITLVLAFSDGRLLADHGGLAVATPMALAGLITFRMAQWVTFLDAEARRQRLHVRTDGLTGLRSTSGLRSFVADAEEGLTAQSWSMVAIDLDGFRRINDAFGLEGGDATLQAVATTLRAITPPDAGLGRLDADEFAIVMRGNDVIRARRVALTAVAAVRELLNAGPTLGRLSLRASAGIAVDLDGGPGAIDRLTHRALTAVGHAQQLGKQVLEFDPAMTTEASTDLVLLRDLQQALQAGSGQIRPAFQPIVDLHTGRVVAVEALARWVRPDGTAVEPDRYIGLAEASGWIGALGQRMLQLSCEAGVALRRQHPDIRVHVNVSPVEAEQPSFVQATLATIHRSGLPLEAIVLEVTEQVFLPRSGAALDAFLTLAGEGVALALDDFGSGYASVGYLSRLPLAYIKIDKSFTAELGAEGALLEDLMPFLRARGPVIIAEGVETEVHLRNLERLGCALGQGWLLGRPVLPAGPADDPAAMIELRVDHRFGTS; the protein is encoded by the coding sequence GTGGAGCAGCAACGCGGCTGGCTGATGATGCTGGTGCTCGGAGTGCCGGTCCTGCTGAGCACGGCGGACCCGGCCCTGCTCGGCAGCGCCCATCGGACCGTGCTGATCGCATCCCTCCTCGCCATCACGGCCGGCACGATGTGGGGGGCCATCCGCCATCGGCCGACCGTTCCTGCAGTGGGCGCCTTCATCGCAGGCGTCGTCGTTGCCAACGCGGTCAACATCGCCTTCGGGCTCGGGTCGATCGTGCTGGTCCTGACCGGGTTCGCCTCGGGCCTCGGTGCGATCGGGTTCATCCTCCGTGCGCGTCGGCCCCGGTTCCGGCTGACCACCGCCACCGATGCGCTGGCTGCCACCGCCGCACCGTTCACGATCGTGGCGCTGACGGCGTCCACGCAGCCGCTGCCGGCCGACGCGCCGGCGCTGCTGATCGCCAACTTCGTCGTGCTCCTGCTCGTCACGTTCACGGTCTGCCTGCCCTACGAGGTGCCGCGGGCGCTGTCGTTCGGCCTGGGCGCCATCGCGCTGTCGACCTTCGCCGACATCGCCACCTTGCTGCACACTCCGTTCACCGCCGCGGGCACGAACTTCCTGGCCGTCCTGCCGCTGCTGCTGCTCGCCGCCACCGCCATGCATCCCACGTTCGCCGCGGTCACCACACCGGTGCCGCTGCCCGACCAGCGACACCGAGTCGTCCGACTGGTCCTGCTGTCGGGGTCGATGGCGATCACCCTGGTTCTGGCGTTCAGCGACGGGCGGCTGCTGGCCGACCACGGGGGCCTGGCGGTCGCCACCCCGATGGCGCTGGCCGGGCTGATCACCTTCAGGATGGCGCAGTGGGTCACGTTCCTCGACGCCGAGGCACGTCGACAGCGGTTGCACGTCCGGACCGACGGGCTGACGGGCCTGCGGTCGACGTCCGGCCTGCGCAGCTTCGTGGCAGACGCCGAGGAGGGCCTGACCGCGCAGTCCTGGTCGATGGTTGCCATCGACCTCGACGGTTTCCGACGGATCAACGACGCCTTCGGGCTGGAGGGAGGCGATGCGACGCTGCAGGCCGTCGCAACCACGCTCCGGGCCATCACCCCTCCCGACGCCGGCCTCGGTCGCCTGGACGCCGACGAGTTCGCGATCGTCATGCGGGGCAACGACGTCATCCGTGCCCGGCGGGTCGCGCTGACCGCGGTCGCGGCGGTCCGGGAGCTGCTGAACGCCGGACCGACACTCGGTCGGCTGTCGCTGCGCGCCTCCGCCGGCATCGCCGTCGACCTCGACGGTGGTCCGGGCGCGATCGATCGCCTGACCCACCGGGCCCTCACGGCGGTCGGGCACGCCCAGCAGCTCGGCAAGCAGGTCCTCGAGTTCGACCCGGCGATGACCACCGAGGCGTCCACGGACCTGGTGCTGCTTCGTGACCTCCAGCAGGCCCTGCAGGCTGGTTCGGGACAGATCCGGCCGGCCTTCCAGCCGATCGTCGACCTGCACACCGGGCGGGTCGTGGCGGTGGAGGCCCTCGCCCGATGGGTCCGTCCCGACGGCACCGCGGTCGAGCCGGATCGCTACATCGGCCTGGCCGAGGCCAGCGGCTGGATCGGCGCGCTCGGCCAGCGGATGCTCCAGCTGTCGTGCGAGGCCGGTGTCGCCCTGCGTCGGCAGCATCCCGACATCCGCGTGCACGTCAACGTGTCACCGGTGGAGGCCGAGCAGCCGTCGTTCGTCCAGGCGACCCTCGCGACGATCCATCGGTCGGGCCTGCCGCTGGAGGCGATCGTCCTGGAGGTCACCGAGCAGGTGTTCCTCCCGCGGTCGGGGGCTGCGCTGGACGCCTTCCTCACCCTGGCCGGCGAGGGCGTGGCCCTGGCGCTGGACGACTTCGGCAGCGGATACGCCTCGGTCGGCTACCTCTCGCGGCTGCCGCTGGCCTACATCAAGATCGACAAGTCCTTCACCGCCGAGCTCGGGGCGGAGGGCGCCCTGCTGGAGGACCTCATGCCGTTCCTGCGGGCACGCGGCCCGGTCATCATCGCCGAGGGCGTCGAGACCGAGGTGCACCTCCGCAACCTCGAACGCCTCGGGTGCGCGCTCGGGCAGGGGTGGCTGCTGGGACGCCCGGTCCTGCCTGCCGGACCTGCCGACGACCCGGCGGCGATGATCGAGCTCCGGGTCGACCACCGCTTCGGCACGAGCTGA
- a CDS encoding sulfite exporter TauE/SafE family protein has product MSSFELLLVVLAGFGAGTVNAIVGSGTLISFPTLVLLGYPPLLANVSNNLGLVPGSLAGAVGYRRELAGQGPRLRWLVPASLVGGSVGALGLLVLPAAAFDAIVPVLVGLSLVLVVVQPWLRTRLSGRLSEAGDGRPSTGLIVGVALAGCYGGYFGAAQGILLIALLGSLLSDDLQRLNGTKNVLATVVNAVAAVVFLFGADIDWTAVGLIAVGSTAGGFVGGRYGRLLPPTVLRGFIVIVGGAALIRLLAS; this is encoded by the coding sequence GTGTCGTCGTTTGAGCTCCTCCTCGTCGTCCTCGCTGGCTTCGGCGCGGGGACGGTCAACGCCATCGTCGGGTCCGGGACGCTGATCTCGTTCCCGACGTTGGTCCTGCTCGGCTACCCACCACTGCTGGCCAACGTCAGCAACAACCTCGGCCTGGTCCCCGGGTCGCTCGCCGGGGCGGTGGGGTACCGCCGCGAGCTCGCGGGACAGGGCCCGCGGCTGCGGTGGCTCGTCCCGGCCTCGCTGGTCGGGGGCAGCGTGGGGGCACTCGGCCTGCTGGTCCTGCCCGCCGCGGCGTTCGATGCCATCGTGCCGGTGCTCGTGGGCCTGTCGTTGGTGCTCGTGGTGGTGCAACCGTGGCTGCGCACCCGGCTGTCGGGGCGGCTGTCCGAGGCGGGCGACGGCCGTCCCTCGACGGGGCTGATCGTCGGGGTCGCCCTGGCCGGCTGCTACGGCGGCTACTTCGGTGCCGCCCAGGGCATCCTGCTGATCGCGCTGCTCGGCAGCCTGCTGTCGGATGACCTGCAGCGGCTGAACGGGACCAAGAACGTCCTGGCCACGGTCGTCAACGCCGTCGCGGCAGTGGTGTTCCTCTTCGGCGCGGACATCGACTGGACGGCCGTGGGGCTGATCGCCGTCGGGTCGACCGCAGGCGGGTTCGTCGGGGGACGCTACGGTCGACTGCTGCCACCGACCGTGCTGCGGGGCTTCATCGTGATCGTCGGTGGTGCTGCCCTGATCAGGCTGCTGGCGTCCTGA
- a CDS encoding polyphosphate polymerase domain-containing protein: MTTASAYAALDPISLEALNAVASLQTRVDRKYVVDSDTVDALVLAHADTIRVLSIDGRRGFEYRSIYFDTPDLDAFTSAARRRRRRWKVRTRTYADTGDCMLEVKTKGVRGVTVKSRIGHDADAAARLTRDACRFVTEATAGTCATSELVPTLATSYRRTTMVDVEAGTRLTVDHDLACTDWGPHRATIGDLLVVETKSAGRPSPADRWLWAHGIRPTRVSKFCTGLAALHPELPNNAWHRTLVRDWVVD, from the coding sequence ATGACCACCGCCAGCGCCTACGCGGCCCTCGACCCCATCTCGCTGGAGGCACTGAACGCCGTGGCGTCCCTCCAGACCCGCGTCGACCGCAAGTACGTGGTCGACTCCGACACCGTCGACGCCCTGGTGCTGGCGCACGCCGACACCATCCGTGTCCTCTCCATCGACGGACGACGCGGCTTCGAGTACCGGTCGATCTACTTCGACACTCCCGACCTGGACGCCTTCACCAGCGCCGCCCGACGCCGTCGGCGTCGGTGGAAGGTCCGGACCCGGACCTACGCCGACACCGGCGACTGCATGCTGGAGGTGAAGACGAAGGGCGTCCGTGGCGTCACGGTCAAGTCCCGGATCGGCCACGACGCGGACGCCGCGGCCCGGCTGACCCGCGACGCATGCCGCTTCGTCACGGAGGCGACCGCCGGGACCTGTGCCACGTCCGAGCTGGTCCCGACGCTGGCCACCTCCTACCGGCGCACCACGATGGTGGACGTCGAGGCGGGCACCCGGCTCACCGTCGACCACGACCTGGCGTGCACCGACTGGGGCCCCCACCGGGCCACGATCGGCGACCTGCTTGTCGTGGAGACCAAGTCCGCCGGACGGCCCAGCCCGGCCGACCGGTGGCTCTGGGCCCATGGCATCCGCCCGACCAGGGTCAGCAAGTTCTGCACCGGCCTGGCCGCCCTCCACCCCGAGCTGCCGAACAACGCCTGGCACCGGACCCTGGTCCGCGACTGGGTCGTCGATTGA
- a CDS encoding BTAD domain-containing putative transcriptional regulator, producing MGETAPLDLHVLGAVTATRDGVVLPLGGKRQRAVLAALVVARGQAVHLDRLADWVWAEAPPTNVVAAVQSSISLLRRHLEPAAAARRRGTVIASTGGGYALRVADDAVDAWRFERAVSRAAGLGPVAAVEELRSALDLWAGPAYAEYDDQPWAAPEIARLHELRDLARERLLAARLELDDPALLIGDLEALVAESPLREERWRLLALGLYRAQRQADALAALRRARDTLADTLGVDPGPGLRDIEQQVLLQAPTLDVAASHPEPPAPPADPAARRGGGPPPQPGPRRVDVRLLVERDEEVTAITDLLEGLGRGSGGLVVLEGPMGRGKTRLLAHASAEARTRGLAVAAARSSAVEQPFGFGVVRQLFQPFVEDSSQPDRMWVDATELARDVLQHVRDDSDVDGFAVLHSLYRLTVALAADRPLLIVVDDLHWTDLASMRFLAYLSKRVADHPVAILVAVRPGEADVGDGLVDALVVDCQRHLRLAPLSHDATRTLVEDRLGPAAETFVDVCHRTTDGNPLLLEQVLGALACESIPPDVSHCDTVRALGSRAISDVVSLRLRRMPADAVAVARSVAVLGADADIGTLARLAELSDSRMLDALDLLVRSDLLRDDPPRFVHPVVGDAVYAMMSAAERSIHHERAIAVLRPLGVPPDRLGVHALEAPRRGDGTTVALLRAAARDALGRGAVELARRLLQRALEEPALGLEREDVLAELAATDSHESTTRPSRAFVNILDGPDHGAPSADPIPSA from the coding sequence GTGGGCGAGACAGCACCGCTGGACCTGCACGTGCTGGGCGCGGTGACCGCGACCCGGGACGGTGTCGTCCTGCCGTTGGGCGGCAAGCGACAGCGAGCGGTCCTGGCGGCGCTGGTCGTGGCCCGTGGACAGGCCGTGCACCTGGACCGCCTCGCCGACTGGGTGTGGGCCGAGGCGCCGCCGACCAACGTCGTCGCGGCGGTGCAGTCCTCGATCAGCCTGCTCCGGCGACACCTCGAACCGGCCGCCGCCGCACGACGTCGCGGGACGGTGATCGCCAGCACCGGTGGCGGCTACGCTCTGCGGGTCGCCGACGACGCCGTCGACGCCTGGCGCTTCGAACGGGCGGTGTCCAGGGCCGCGGGTCTCGGGCCGGTCGCCGCCGTCGAGGAGCTCCGGTCGGCGCTGGACCTGTGGGCCGGCCCGGCGTACGCGGAGTACGACGACCAGCCCTGGGCCGCGCCCGAGATCGCTCGCCTCCACGAGCTGCGGGACCTCGCCCGCGAACGGCTGCTCGCCGCCCGGCTGGAGCTCGACGACCCTGCCCTGCTGATCGGTGACCTCGAGGCGCTCGTCGCGGAGTCGCCGCTGCGGGAGGAGCGCTGGCGACTGCTGGCCCTCGGCCTGTACCGCGCCCAGCGGCAGGCCGACGCCCTCGCCGCCCTGCGCCGGGCACGCGACACCCTCGCCGACACGCTCGGGGTCGACCCCGGGCCCGGCCTGCGGGACATCGAGCAGCAGGTCCTGCTGCAGGCCCCCACCCTCGACGTCGCGGCCTCGCATCCCGAGCCGCCGGCACCCCCTGCCGACCCGGCGGCGCGACGGGGCGGCGGGCCCCCACCTCAGCCGGGGCCTCGTCGGGTGGACGTGCGGCTCCTCGTCGAGCGCGACGAGGAGGTCACCGCCATCACCGACCTGCTCGAGGGGCTCGGCCGCGGCAGCGGGGGCCTCGTCGTGCTCGAGGGGCCCATGGGACGGGGCAAGACCCGGCTCCTCGCCCACGCCAGCGCGGAGGCTCGAACACGGGGCCTGGCGGTGGCCGCGGCACGCAGCAGCGCCGTGGAGCAACCGTTCGGGTTCGGGGTCGTGCGACAGCTGTTCCAGCCGTTCGTGGAGGACTCCAGCCAGCCCGACCGCATGTGGGTCGACGCAACCGAGCTGGCCCGCGACGTCCTGCAGCACGTCCGTGACGACTCCGACGTCGACGGCTTCGCCGTCCTCCACAGCCTGTACCGGCTGACCGTGGCCCTGGCGGCCGACCGTCCCCTGCTGATCGTCGTCGACGACCTCCACTGGACCGACCTCGCCTCGATGCGCTTCCTCGCCTACCTGTCCAAGCGCGTCGCCGACCACCCTGTGGCGATCCTGGTCGCGGTCCGCCCGGGTGAAGCCGACGTGGGCGACGGCCTGGTCGATGCGCTCGTCGTGGACTGCCAGCGCCACCTGCGCCTGGCGCCGCTGTCCCACGACGCCACCCGCACCCTGGTGGAGGATCGGCTGGGGCCGGCCGCCGAGACGTTCGTGGACGTCTGCCACCGCACGACCGACGGCAACCCGCTCCTGCTCGAGCAGGTCCTCGGCGCGTTGGCCTGCGAGTCCATTCCCCCCGACGTCTCCCACTGCGACACCGTCAGGGCCCTCGGATCCCGGGCGATCAGCGACGTCGTGTCGCTGCGCCTGCGCCGCATGCCTGCGGACGCCGTGGCGGTCGCGCGGTCGGTGGCAGTGCTCGGGGCCGACGCCGACATCGGCACCCTTGCACGCCTTGCCGAACTGTCGGACTCGCGGATGCTCGACGCCCTGGACCTGCTGGTGCGCAGCGACCTGCTGCGCGACGACCCGCCGCGATTCGTCCACCCGGTCGTCGGCGACGCCGTCTACGCGATGATGTCGGCGGCGGAACGGTCGATCCACCACGAGCGGGCGATCGCGGTCCTGCGCCCACTCGGGGTCCCGCCGGACAGGCTCGGCGTCCATGCCCTCGAGGCGCCCCGCCGCGGCGACGGGACCACGGTGGCTCTGCTGCGTGCCGCGGCGAGGGACGCCCTCGGCCGGGGCGCCGTCGAGCTGGCGAGGCGGCTGCTGCAGCGTGCCCTGGAGGAGCCGGCGCTGGGCCTGGAGCGCGAGGACGTCCTCGCCGAGCTCGCCGCAACCGACTCCCACGAGTCGACCACGAGACCGTCACGAGCGTTCGTCAACATCCTCGACGGACCGGACCATGGAGCCCCGAGTGCAGATCCCATCCCCAGCGCGTGA